A region of Planktomarina temperata RCA23 DNA encodes the following proteins:
- a CDS encoding TspO/MBR family protein: MFYACTLVAAGGAIWFVRDLNANKWIAPSFAPPAWLFGPVWTTLYLLIASSAYRLSYRKNCDSKSIALGLWALQMCLNTLWTPVFFGAFDLKGAFAIIVLLWLTITAYIVISFRIDRVSSYLFLPYWAWVSFATALNYAYILAN; encoded by the coding sequence ATGTTCTACGCTTGCACACTTGTGGCTGCCGGTGGGGCAATATGGTTTGTCAGAGACTTAAATGCCAACAAATGGATCGCACCGAGTTTTGCGCCTCCTGCGTGGTTATTTGGGCCAGTCTGGACAACACTTTACCTACTAATCGCTTCCAGTGCTTATAGACTAAGCTACAGAAAGAACTGTGACTCAAAGAGTATAGCACTGGGGTTGTGGGCTTTGCAGATGTGTCTAAACACTCTTTGGACGCCAGTATTCTTTGGAGCTTTTGACTTGAAGGGTGCGTTTGCCATAATCGTATTATTATGGCTTACAATTACTGCGTATATCGTGATCAGCTTTCGGATCGATAGGGTATCAAGCTATTTGTTTTTGCCTTATTGGGCGTGGGTTAGCTTCGCCACAGCATTGAACTATGCATATATTCTCGCCAACTAA
- a CDS encoding cupin domain-containing protein produces MSKSLASKSFTNPDVLKEPDKTHSASVDLGVATATKLVLQPGWKWSECVKPLVGGHSCQAAHVGVVIQGSMTVAHDDGSEITVHAGDAYTFAPGHDGWVNGDIEFIGYEVTVSAKNFGAWSTANT; encoded by the coding sequence ATGTCAAAATCCTTAGCAAGTAAGTCATTCACCAATCCCGATGTTTTGAAAGAGCCGGACAAAACACATTCAGCTTCGGTTGACTTAGGTGTGGCGACGGCCACCAAATTAGTGCTGCAACCGGGCTGGAAATGGTCAGAGTGCGTCAAACCTTTGGTGGGTGGTCATAGCTGTCAAGCAGCGCATGTTGGCGTTGTAATTCAAGGTTCAATGACTGTTGCACACGATGACGGGTCTGAAATAACCGTACATGCGGGTGATGCATACACCTTCGCTCCGGGCCATGATGGCTGGGTTAATGGAGATATTGAGTTTATTGGCTATGAAGTCACCGTATCCGCCAAGAATTTTGGAGCGTGGAGTACCGCTAACACGTGA
- a CDS encoding recombinase family protein produces the protein MLIGYARTSTTDQQAGFDAQLVELEAYGCERTFKEQVSAVASRGELDRAIDMLGKGDKLVVTKLDRLARNVMHMGELLQQIEAKGAGLVILSLGSETVDTTTATGKLILNMMVSVAQFEREMMKERQVEGIKRAKAEGKYKGRVPTAMRQADKVKALVEAGVQRVQVQEQLGISKASYYRCLNG, from the coding sequence ATGCTTATCGGATATGCCAGAACGAGTACCACAGACCAACAAGCAGGGTTTGATGCACAGCTAGTCGAGTTAGAAGCGTACGGCTGTGAACGTACGTTCAAAGAGCAGGTATCAGCCGTAGCCTCAAGGGGTGAACTCGACAGAGCTATTGATATGCTCGGAAAGGGTGACAAGCTGGTCGTCACTAAACTTGATCGTCTGGCTCGTAATGTGATGCACATGGGTGAGCTACTACAGCAGATAGAAGCCAAGGGTGCTGGACTAGTTATTTTGTCCCTAGGCAGTGAAACTGTTGATACTACGACAGCCACAGGCAAGCTGATCCTTAATATGATGGTATCTGTCGCACAGTTTGAACGTGAGATGATGAAAGAACGTCAGGTCGAAGGCATCAAGAGAGCTAAGGCTGAGGGTAAGTACAAAGGGCGAGTTCCGACAGCTATGCGACAGGCCGACAAGGTTAAGGCATTGGTTGAAGCTGGTGTGCAGCGTGTGCAGGTTCAGGAGCAGCTTGGGATTAGCAAGGCGTCTTACTATAGATGCTTGAATGGGTAA
- the htpX gene encoding zinc metalloprotease HtpX, with amino-acid sequence MIKTAMLMAAMTALFGFAGIMLGGFEGLLIAIILAIMMNLFAWYNSDKMVLRMYGAKKVPQEHPLYEMVANLSLNAQLPMPKVYEIQSDQPNAFATGRNPENAAVAATTGLLKRLNQNEIAAVMAHELAHIKNRDTTIMVVAATFAGAISMLANFAMFFGGRRNNKMGFIGLIAMMILAPLAASLIQMAISRSREYVADRVGAEICGNPLWLASALKSIQGFASKIDNHGAERNPSTAHMFIINPLHAHAHDKLFSTHPSTANRVAALEAMIGKVEPIQSTRQSSLPKTRRRGRLKQPWG; translated from the coding sequence ATGATAAAAACCGCAATGCTTATGGCTGCTATGACTGCCTTGTTCGGCTTTGCAGGTATTATGCTCGGCGGCTTTGAGGGTCTCCTAATAGCTATCATACTGGCCATAATGATGAATCTGTTCGCTTGGTACAATTCAGACAAGATGGTTCTTCGGATGTACGGAGCTAAGAAGGTTCCCCAGGAGCATCCTCTATATGAAATGGTAGCCAATCTATCGCTCAATGCGCAGCTACCAATGCCGAAGGTTTACGAGATACAAAGTGACCAGCCTAATGCGTTTGCAACTGGCCGTAACCCTGAAAACGCCGCAGTCGCTGCAACTACAGGACTTTTAAAAAGGCTAAATCAGAACGAAATAGCAGCAGTAATGGCCCATGAACTAGCCCATATTAAGAACAGAGATACCACCATCATGGTTGTTGCAGCAACTTTTGCCGGTGCCATTTCGATGTTGGCTAACTTTGCAATGTTCTTTGGTGGGCGCAGGAACAATAAGATGGGATTCATTGGTTTAATAGCGATGATGATCCTAGCTCCTTTGGCTGCTTCGTTGATCCAAATGGCTATAAGCCGTAGCAGGGAATATGTCGCTGACAGAGTTGGCGCTGAGATTTGTGGAAATCCTTTATGGTTAGCATCCGCACTCAAGTCCATTCAGGGTTTCGCTTCCAAAATCGACAATCATGGGGCCGAGAGAAACCCGTCAACAGCGCATATGTTTATCATTAACCCACTCCACGCTCACGCGCACGATAAGCTATTCTCAACCCACCCTAGTACCGCAAACCGAGTAGCCGCTTTAGAAGCCATGATTGGAAAAGTGGAACCTATTCAATCCACCCGCCAGTCTTCTTTGCCAAAGACCAGACGCAGGGGCCGCCTAAAGCAACCTTGGGGTTAA
- a CDS encoding nucleoside hydrolase, with amino-acid sequence MALKLIIDTDPGIDDAMAILYAIAAPEIDLLGLTTVFGNVTTPKATRNALYLLEQAGIEIPVAEGLHRPRILPPFPPTSAVHGAEGFGTLAVPTPQRRALVETAPEYLVRMARAHQGELLLCPIGPLTNIAAAMELDPSFCSNLKGMVVMGGSLRAGGNITPAAEANFYHDPHAADFVLRYGCNMTLVGLDVTNRVICPRSFFVRLASESPKMGGLLHDMAEFYIDFYETVGKFAGCGMHDPSALVACIAPELFTTEPHALRVTLSGDRSGEMITVANSTAQAVNVCTDVQAEAVKQNFFKNVAKLS; translated from the coding sequence ATGGCGCTCAAACTCATCATTGATACAGACCCCGGCATTGATGATGCCATGGCGATCCTTTATGCCATCGCCGCCCCGGAGATTGATCTTCTGGGTCTGACGACGGTGTTTGGCAATGTGACCACCCCCAAAGCCACGCGCAATGCGCTGTATTTGCTGGAACAGGCGGGGATCGAGATCCCTGTGGCCGAAGGGCTGCACCGCCCTCGTATACTTCCTCCCTTTCCGCCAACCTCTGCGGTGCATGGGGCGGAGGGCTTTGGAACGCTCGCCGTGCCCACGCCCCAGCGCCGCGCGCTGGTTGAGACTGCGCCTGAGTATCTGGTGCGGATGGCACGGGCGCATCAAGGGGAGCTGTTGCTCTGTCCCATTGGTCCTTTGACAAATATTGCCGCGGCCATGGAGCTCGATCCGTCTTTTTGCTCGAATCTCAAAGGCATGGTTGTCATGGGTGGCAGTCTGCGGGCAGGGGGGAATATCACCCCAGCGGCCGAGGCCAATTTCTATCATGACCCCCATGCGGCCGATTTCGTGCTGCGTTATGGGTGCAATATGACACTGGTGGGTCTGGATGTGACCAACCGTGTGATCTGCCCGCGCAGCTTCTTTGTGCGCTTGGCGTCCGAAAGTCCGAAGATGGGCGGGCTTTTGCACGATATGGCCGAGTTTTACATCGATTTTTACGAGACCGTTGGCAAATTTGCCGGATGCGGCATGCATGATCCATCGGCGCTGGTGGCCTGCATCGCGCCCGAGTTGTTCACCACCGAGCCACATGCTTTGCGCGTAACCTTGAGCGGAGACCGCTCCGGCGAAATGATCACAGTGGCCAATTCGACTGCCCAAGCGGTGAATGTCTGCACGGATGTACAAGCCGAGGCGGTGAAGCAAAATTTTTTCAAGAATGTGGCGAAACTTAGCTAA
- the ychF gene encoding redox-regulated ATPase YchF produces MGFRMGIVGLPNVGKSTLFNALTKTASAQAANFPFCTIEPNVGEVNVPDARLANLAQIANSANIIPARMTFVDIAGLVKGASQGEGLGNQFLANIRETDAIAHVVRCFEDGDVVHVSDHVDPIADADTIDTELMLADMESVEKRLQNIVRKVRGGDKEAVQQERLLRAALAALEQGKPARTVEVDPEDAKQWKMLQLLSTKPILYVCNVGESDAASGNSYSDAVAKMAAEQGNSHVIISAQIEEEISQLDDEEAEMFLSEMGLEEAGLDRLIRAGYALLALETYFTVGPKEARAWTIKQGTTAPQAAGVIHGDFERGFIRAETIAYDDFAALGGEAAAKEAGKMRAEGKSYVVQDGDVLHFLFNT; encoded by the coding sequence ATGGGTTTTCGAATGGGTATCGTTGGCTTGCCAAATGTTGGCAAATCCACCTTGTTTAACGCGCTGACCAAAACCGCCTCAGCGCAGGCGGCGAATTTTCCATTTTGTACCATCGAGCCCAATGTGGGCGAGGTTAACGTGCCAGACGCGCGCCTGGCCAATCTGGCACAGATTGCAAATTCAGCGAACATCATTCCGGCCCGTATGACCTTCGTAGACATCGCAGGCCTCGTTAAAGGCGCAAGCCAAGGTGAGGGGCTCGGCAATCAATTTCTGGCCAATATCCGTGAGACGGATGCAATTGCCCATGTGGTACGTTGCTTTGAAGATGGTGATGTGGTGCATGTCTCGGATCATGTGGATCCCATTGCAGATGCCGATACCATCGACACAGAGCTTATGCTGGCGGATATGGAAAGCGTCGAGAAGAGACTGCAAAACATTGTGCGCAAAGTGCGCGGTGGCGACAAGGAAGCGGTGCAGCAAGAGCGCTTGCTGCGGGCCGCTTTGGCCGCCTTGGAACAAGGTAAGCCCGCCCGCACGGTTGAGGTCGACCCAGAAGATGCCAAGCAATGGAAAATGCTACAACTGCTCAGCACAAAGCCGATCCTCTATGTCTGCAACGTGGGCGAGTCTGATGCGGCCTCTGGCAACAGCTATTCAGACGCTGTGGCGAAGATGGCCGCAGAGCAGGGCAACAGCCATGTCATCATCTCTGCGCAGATCGAGGAGGAAATTAGCCAGCTGGACGATGAAGAGGCTGAGATGTTCCTGAGCGAAATGGGGCTTGAGGAAGCTGGACTTGATCGCTTGATTCGCGCGGGCTACGCGCTTTTGGCGCTGGAGACTTATTTCACAGTTGGTCCCAAAGAGGCGCGCGCTTGGACCATCAAACAGGGCACAACTGCACCCCAGGCCGCGGGCGTTATTCATGGTGATTTTGAGCGGGGGTTCATTCGTGCTGAGACCATCGCCTACGATGATTTTGCAGCCCTAGGCGGAGAGGCCGCTGCGAAAGAGGCCGGGAAAATGCGTGCAGAGGGGAAATCCTATGTGGTGCAAGACGGTGACGTGTTGCATTTCCTGTTCAACACCTAG
- the deoD gene encoding purine-nucleoside phosphorylase, with translation MTIHIGAQPGEIAETVLLPGDPLRAKWAAETFLDDAKCVNQVRGMLGFTGFWRGNPVTIQGSGMGMPSLSIYVNELIKDYDAKTLIRIGSAGGMSPKVKLRDVVIAMTASTLSTPSLGMFKEINFAPCADYGLLEAAVASARGRGIDAHVGGIYSSDVFYDERPDLSEQMTRHGILAVEMETAELYNLAARHNRRALAVCTISDHLLTHEALPSEDRERSFGDMVEIALEAAFA, from the coding sequence ATGACCATTCATATTGGTGCGCAACCCGGCGAAATTGCGGAAACTGTACTCTTGCCGGGGGATCCTCTGCGCGCAAAATGGGCGGCGGAGACGTTTTTGGACGATGCGAAATGCGTCAACCAAGTGCGCGGTATGTTGGGTTTCACGGGGTTTTGGCGCGGCAACCCTGTCACCATTCAGGGATCTGGCATGGGCATGCCGAGCCTGTCTATCTACGTCAATGAGCTGATCAAAGACTATGATGCCAAAACTTTGATCCGTATCGGCTCGGCCGGTGGCATGAGCCCTAAGGTCAAACTGCGCGATGTGGTGATTGCCATGACCGCCTCCACCCTCTCCACCCCATCCCTTGGCATGTTCAAAGAGATCAACTTTGCACCCTGCGCCGATTATGGCCTGCTGGAGGCGGCTGTCGCTTCTGCGCGCGGGCGCGGCATCGATGCCCATGTGGGCGGAATTTATTCGTCAGATGTGTTTTATGATGAACGCCCAGATCTCAGCGAGCAAATGACCCGCCACGGGATTCTGGCTGTCGAGATGGAAACTGCGGAGCTGTACAATCTGGCGGCGCGCCACAATCGTCGCGCTTTGGCCGTATGCACCATCTCAGATCACCTGCTCACCCATGAGGCCCTGCCCTCCGAAGATCGGGAACGCAGCTTCGGCGACATGGTAGAGATTGCCCTAGAGGCGGCATTTGCCTAA
- a CDS encoding histone deacetylase family protein: protein MIQIPVLYNDTYDINVPEGHRFNGTKFSKLVSQLKQSDFNQRLHFYHSSPVRYRDVLRTHATDYVQRVVQQTLSKEEVRHINLPIDSQLVKRSFLALNGTLTTALKALEEGVGCHAAGGTHHAHYSNGLGFCVFNDLAFTALNLIEHGLVEKVLILDLDVHQGDGTIDICDGKKGIYTCSLHCEQNFPFQKRKGTLDVALNSHLEDTAYLDKLHSTLKYISKDFTPDIVLYDAGVDVFFGDQLGNLDLTLEGILKRDCAVLEYFKNRNTPIATVIGGGYSPYDTDIARRHLSIFQAATDVF, encoded by the coding sequence GTGATACAAATTCCAGTCCTTTATAACGATACTTACGACATAAATGTGCCAGAGGGTCATCGTTTTAATGGGACAAAGTTCTCTAAGTTAGTAAGCCAACTAAAACAGAGTGATTTTAACCAAAGGTTACATTTCTACCATTCTTCACCAGTTCGCTATCGAGATGTTTTACGAACCCATGCCACTGATTACGTTCAACGTGTTGTACAACAAACTTTGTCAAAGGAGGAAGTACGGCATATCAACCTGCCGATAGACAGCCAACTGGTCAAACGCAGCTTTTTGGCTTTGAACGGCACTTTAACCACAGCACTAAAGGCTCTAGAAGAAGGCGTTGGCTGTCATGCCGCAGGGGGAACGCATCATGCACATTATTCTAATGGATTAGGCTTTTGTGTTTTCAATGACTTGGCTTTTACTGCTTTGAATTTGATAGAACATGGTTTAGTAGAAAAGGTCTTGATCTTAGACTTAGACGTACATCAAGGTGATGGAACCATTGACATATGCGATGGTAAGAAGGGCATATATACTTGTTCGCTGCATTGTGAGCAAAACTTTCCATTCCAAAAGCGTAAAGGCACCCTCGATGTAGCACTCAATAGCCACTTGGAAGACACCGCCTATCTAGATAAGTTGCACAGTACTTTAAAATACATCTCCAAAGATTTTACGCCTGACATTGTTTTGTACGATGCTGGTGTAGACGTATTTTTCGGTGACCAACTCGGGAATTTGGATTTAACGCTAGAGGGCATCTTGAAACGGGACTGTGCTGTTTTAGAGTACTTTAAGAACCGTAACACACCAATAGCCACAGTAATCGGAGGTGGCTATAGCCCATATGACACCGACATTGCGCGGCGACACCTCTCGATTTTTCAAGCAGCTACAGACGTATTTTAA
- a CDS encoding succinate dehydrogenase iron-sulfur subunit: MVQLTLPKNSRITRGKVWPKPEGAKNLRVFKIYRWNPDDGKTPQVDTYFVDMDTCGPMVLDALIKIKSEIDPTLTFRRSCREGICGSCAMNVDGVNTLACIYGMDEIKGDVKIYPLPHMPVVKDLIPDLTHFYAQHASIMPWLETKTNRPAKEWLQSIEDRKKLDGLYECVMCACCSTSCPSYWWNGDRYLGPAALLHAYRWIIDSRDEATGERLDNLEDPFKLYRCHTIMNCTKTCPKGLNPAKSIASIKEMMVERRV; the protein is encoded by the coding sequence ATGGTACAACTGACACTCCCGAAAAATTCCCGCATCACCCGCGGTAAGGTCTGGCCGAAACCGGAAGGGGCGAAAAACCTGCGGGTTTTCAAGATTTATCGCTGGAACCCGGATGATGGCAAAACCCCGCAGGTGGATACCTATTTCGTAGATATGGACACATGCGGCCCTATGGTTTTGGATGCTTTGATCAAGATCAAGAGTGAAATTGATCCGACCTTGACCTTTCGCCGGTCCTGCCGTGAGGGGATTTGTGGCTCCTGTGCAATGAATGTTGACGGGGTGAATACGCTGGCCTGTATCTATGGCATGGATGAGATCAAGGGGGATGTGAAGATCTATCCGCTGCCGCATATGCCGGTTGTAAAGGATCTGATCCCAGACTTGACGCATTTCTATGCCCAGCATGCCTCGATCATGCCCTGGCTTGAGACTAAAACCAACCGGCCTGCCAAAGAATGGTTGCAGTCGATCGAGGATCGCAAAAAGCTTGATGGGCTGTATGAATGTGTGATGTGCGCCTGCTGCTCGACCTCTTGCCCGTCCTATTGGTGGAATGGGGATCGCTATCTCGGCCCGGCGGCTTTGTTGCACGCCTATCGCTGGATTATTGACAGCCGCGATGAGGCCACGGGCGAGCGTTTGGACAATCTGGAAGACCCGTTCAAACTCTACCGCTGCCACACGATTATGAATTGCACCAAGACCTGTCCCAAAGGGCTCAATCCAGCCAAATCCATCGCCTCAATCAAAGAAATGATGGTCGAACGCCGGGTCTAG
- a CDS encoding CIA30 family protein gives MKTITASLFTLLLLLTNGSAMADNLIKTGQWAYLADTVMGGISEGTAQFEDQGTSQVIRLSGEVSTANNGGFIQVRSPVVWEAAKGKTGIKLMVKGNGDLYYLHIRSTNTRLPWHYYQQSFQTNGSWNEVRLPFEAFVKSSSLLRTTLNQSKIKTIGIVAYGKDYTADVSVKSLEFY, from the coding sequence ATGAAGACTATTACGGCATCTTTGTTTACTCTTTTACTGCTCCTCACAAATGGTAGCGCAATGGCTGATAACCTCATCAAAACAGGACAATGGGCTTATTTGGCAGACACAGTTATGGGTGGTATTTCTGAGGGAACTGCACAGTTTGAAGATCAAGGAACATCACAAGTCATTCGGCTGAGCGGTGAAGTTTCTACAGCCAATAATGGTGGTTTTATTCAGGTTCGGTCACCAGTGGTATGGGAGGCAGCGAAGGGAAAAACAGGTATCAAACTGATGGTTAAAGGTAACGGTGATCTTTATTATTTACACATCAGGAGTACCAACACTCGCTTACCTTGGCACTATTATCAGCAAAGTTTTCAAACAAACGGCTCATGGAATGAGGTAAGGCTTCCGTTTGAGGCTTTTGTAAAGTCGTCATCCCTTTTGAGAACTACACTCAACCAAAGCAAGATTAAAACTATAGGTATTGTCGCATACGGTAAGGATTATACTGCTGATGTATCGGTGAAGAGTTTGGAGTTTTACTGA
- a CDS encoding GNAT family N-acetyltransferase → MSLKIRPLVAEDRADWGQMWGDYLSFYDTDVAPEIYETTFARLINPANRVQNALVAERDGEAVGIVHYIYHAHNWRAEDVCYLQDLYAKEAVRGQGIGRALIEAVYAAADANGTPSVYWMTQDFNENARLLYDRIGTLTPFIKYSR, encoded by the coding sequence ATGTCGCTGAAAATTCGCCCTCTTGTGGCTGAGGACCGGGCCGATTGGGGGCAGATGTGGGGCGATTACCTGTCGTTTTATGACACAGATGTTGCGCCGGAGATCTATGAGACGACCTTCGCACGGCTGATCAATCCGGCCAATCGGGTGCAAAATGCGCTTGTCGCCGAGCGAGACGGTGAGGCCGTGGGCATTGTCCATTACATTTATCACGCACATAATTGGCGCGCGGAAGATGTCTGTTATCTGCAAGATCTTTACGCCAAAGAGGCCGTGCGTGGGCAGGGTATTGGCCGGGCTTTGATCGAGGCGGTCTACGCCGCCGCAGATGCCAATGGCACGCCAAGCGTTTATTGGATGACCCAAGATTTCAACGAAAATGCGCGTTTGCTCTATGACCGGATCGGCACGCTAACACCCTTTATTAAATATTCGAGGTGA
- a CDS encoding bactofilin family protein: protein MLEYSDKTLKWHMVSNMLSKPTTEGLTPASSFSKEPRQRRSLLHDGIAIQGDWQSDGTVEFGGRITGDLTVDVLVVTGTGNVDGNVRARSVTVEGYLNGTIAAVEVALGSTAVVRGEVVAEKIRIDFGANVEGRLLATGKPATDSFLTQDKASDAATEINDSLPLTPRLL from the coding sequence TTGTTAGAATACTCAGATAAAACGCTCAAATGGCACATGGTATCAAATATGCTTTCCAAACCAACAACCGAAGGCCTTACACCTGCAAGCAGTTTCTCCAAGGAACCTAGACAACGTCGATCACTATTACATGATGGCATAGCTATCCAAGGCGATTGGCAAAGTGACGGTACAGTAGAGTTTGGCGGGAGGATTACAGGCGATTTAACTGTAGATGTACTCGTAGTGACAGGTACAGGCAATGTGGATGGTAACGTGCGAGCAAGGTCTGTCACAGTAGAAGGCTATTTGAACGGCACTATAGCTGCTGTGGAAGTGGCGCTTGGTTCAACAGCGGTTGTCAGAGGTGAAGTGGTTGCAGAGAAAATACGAATAGATTTTGGGGCAAATGTCGAGGGTCGTTTATTAGCTACTGGTAAGCCAGCAACTGATAGCTTTCTGACCCAAGATAAAGCCTCTGATGCAGCCACTGAAATTAACGATAGTTTACCATTAACCCCAAGGTTGCTTTAG
- the trpA gene encoding tryptophan synthase subunit alpha, which produces MTRIDAKFADLKAAGKKAFVTYVMAGDPSYDSALEVVKGLPAAGVDIIELGLPFTDPMADGPTIQLAGQRALEAGMTLDKTLQMVRDFRETDDTTPIVLMGYYNPIYSRGVTRFLAEAKEAGIDGMIVVDLPPEEDSELCIPAQKAGLNFIRLATPTTDDKRLPKVLTNTSGFVYYVSINGITGAAAAQASNVGPEVARIKAATDLPIIVGFGIRTPQNARDIASVADGAVVGSAIVDEIGAGKSPAEVLAFVKSLADGAHSA; this is translated from the coding sequence ATGACACGGATCGACGCAAAATTTGCAGACCTCAAAGCCGCCGGAAAAAAGGCTTTTGTGACCTATGTTATGGCTGGAGATCCGAGCTATGACAGCGCTTTGGAAGTGGTGAAGGGCCTGCCGGCTGCTGGGGTTGATATCATTGAATTGGGCCTGCCCTTTACCGATCCAATGGCCGATGGCCCCACCATTCAATTGGCCGGGCAGCGCGCACTTGAAGCCGGAATGACCTTGGACAAGACCCTGCAAATGGTCAGAGACTTTCGCGAAACCGATGACACGACGCCGATCGTGTTGATGGGCTATTACAACCCGATCTATTCACGCGGGGTGACGCGTTTTCTAGCCGAGGCCAAAGAGGCCGGGATCGATGGGATGATTGTGGTCGATCTGCCGCCTGAAGAGGACAGCGAGTTGTGCATTCCCGCTCAAAAGGCCGGCTTGAATTTTATTCGCCTGGCCACACCGACCACAGATGACAAGCGCTTGCCCAAAGTCCTCACCAACACCTCCGGCTTTGTCTACTATGTCTCAATCAATGGCATCACGGGCGCGGCGGCCGCGCAGGCCAGCAATGTGGGACCGGAAGTCGCGCGCATCAAAGCGGCCACGGATTTACCGATCATTGTTGGCTTTGGCATTCGCACCCCGCAAAATGCGCGAGACATCGCATCGGTGGCCGATGGCGCTGTTGTGGGCTCTGCCATTGTTGATGAAATTGGCGCAGGGAAATCCCCTGCGGAAGTCTTGGCCTTTGTCAAATCCCTCGCCGACGGGGCACATTCCGCTTAA
- a CDS encoding tyrosine-type recombinase/integrase, with the protein MPKFLLKQRQGWYAVLEIPKALRKHFGKVRFKQSLETDSLSIANSRVLPVIAEWKRQVAIAKGLEIGSNDELLTTLALVRQDTQRHRSKGVPDYEIRMAQEEVALSEYLGDKNEGDGPTTLYDAISVAHGNEVLLREHVDEFFALRDVAPKTADMQRRDLMLFVKQFPYASDATRVKVRDWVNVTLGTEQGLSLATRRRMISPVSVYWDYLANNKGLTLPSPFVKIFPPKQKKRTKATIQAQRKSFRVQDYQKLLVACEDDTLRDLITLGAYSGCRIEELCSLKLGNVYSDKIDIVDAKTEAGWRTIPIHPHITQTVARLVDTSTDGYLLSGLTFNQYGDRSNAIGKRFGRLKSSLGYGKDYVFHSLRKGFATQLENATIRVTVVARLMGHEIEGQTFGNYSDGLALKGLREAINHLDWSSSDR; encoded by the coding sequence ATGCCAAAATTCCTATTGAAGCAACGGCAAGGTTGGTATGCAGTCCTTGAAATACCAAAGGCACTCAGAAAACACTTTGGCAAAGTGCGGTTCAAACAATCACTCGAAACGGACTCGCTCAGCATCGCCAACAGTCGTGTGCTTCCTGTTATAGCGGAATGGAAACGACAAGTTGCTATCGCTAAGGGCTTAGAAATTGGGAGCAATGATGAACTTCTCACCACATTAGCATTAGTTCGACAAGACACCCAACGACACAGGTCTAAAGGCGTCCCAGACTACGAGATACGGATGGCGCAAGAGGAGGTCGCACTTTCGGAATACCTCGGAGACAAGAATGAGGGAGACGGTCCCACAACGCTGTATGATGCCATCAGTGTAGCACATGGTAATGAAGTGCTGCTTCGAGAACATGTCGATGAGTTTTTTGCATTGAGAGATGTCGCCCCAAAAACAGCCGATATGCAGCGACGAGACCTGATGCTTTTCGTCAAACAATTTCCGTATGCCTCGGACGCTACAAGGGTCAAAGTCAGAGACTGGGTGAATGTAACACTTGGAACTGAACAAGGCTTATCTCTGGCTACAAGAAGGCGAATGATTTCACCTGTCAGCGTCTATTGGGATTACCTTGCAAATAACAAAGGTCTTACCCTCCCCTCCCCTTTCGTAAAGATTTTCCCTCCGAAGCAAAAGAAACGCACCAAGGCCACCATACAAGCCCAGCGTAAGTCGTTCAGGGTTCAGGACTATCAAAAGCTGCTTGTTGCTTGCGAGGATGACACTCTCAGAGATTTAATCACACTGGGGGCATATAGTGGCTGTCGTATTGAGGAGTTATGCTCCCTTAAGCTGGGCAATGTTTATAGCGACAAGATTGACATTGTAGATGCGAAGACGGAGGCTGGTTGGCGTACAATACCTATTCATCCCCACATCACCCAAACTGTCGCAAGGCTGGTTGATACCAGCACAGATGGTTACTTGTTGTCTGGTCTCACCTTCAATCAATACGGCGACAGGTCAAACGCCATCGGCAAGAGGTTTGGACGGCTAAAATCCTCACTGGGGTATGGGAAAGACTATGTGTTCCACTCACTGAGGAAGGGCTTTGCTACTCAGCTAGAAAACGCAACAATACGGGTGACTGTAGTCGCCAGACTAATGGGCCATGAAATCGAAGGACAGACCTTTGGCAATTACTCTGATGGCCTTGCCCTCAAGGGGCTTCGAGAGGCAATCAACCACCTAGACTGGTCGTCAAGCGATAGATAG